ttcaaaaaaaaaaaaagactatctCCAAGTATATTTACATACAGCTATGTAGTTATGTCGCTTTTCAAATTATTTGTTAACATCTAGATTTTCCACATAATATGTAGTTAGTTGTATATTCTCGACTGtacaaaaatagaaacttttttGGAATGAGTGGCGAGTATTGTAATTAataaatgaaagaaaaagacaagTTCGAAAGtcttctttaataaaaaaatacaaatgaagGAAAATACAAAAGTACATTGACTTGAGGGTTCCATATGTCGAATGAGGCTTACGAGGGCATTTCGTCGAAAATCCAAGTcctcttgattttttttctgcAAAACTAATCTAAAATATCTTGTACATccaatgaatgaatgaactaTATTTATCAAACCCAGGGACTGACCAATATACTTTTCTTTCTGATGGAACAAGTAAGAGTGACTCCCAACTGCATTATCCATCATGTCATTTCTGATGGAACAAGTAAGTGCGTTCTAGAGAGGAAGAAAGTGCCAGGAGAAGCTGGGACTTCGGTGAGTAGAAGCAGAGCACCGAGGAAATACGCAGCTACGGATTCCTCTCAGGATCTTCTTGACGTTTCTGACCCTGTAACAAATTTTCTAGGCCCACATCTCAAGAGTCGATACCCGATTTACACATTTTTAATCGGTTTGAACATCGAACCCGGTTTAGAATCAACCGATGGAACCTGAACCGAGAAGATCCTCCCAAGCTACAATTTATCATCGGTCTAGTAAAAGTTCGCCTCAATTTTATCATTAAGctatattttcaattttcttttctctcttagTTGATTATATTGGCTGTTATCTTTAAATCCATGTTAGTTCTTGATTGTTTATTGGTAACTCTAGAAAAACCACTTAATATTGccataaaaattaatttgatgcTCTGACAAATATTTTGGAAAACCAACGTAAAAACTAACTGAATATAAATAacgttttaaaatatagaaatttaaaaaatcatatttatcaaaacaaaaattaatgtaaaaactaaaactatcaGAAAATTAGCTAGCTTGGTATTTTAGTTAACtctaacaaaatataaaaagcattttagaatcttaaaaaaataaaaacttccATAGTCTTTTAGAACAAAATGAAAATCAGTATCAAAAAActaacttgaaaaaaaaaattatctaaataaaataatttgatatctaGACTAACTATTACAAACAACTTATCTCTAATATGTATGAGGCTATAGTAAATGTAGACAGTGTATATCAAATAACTCCAAATTGAAGTTGGAGTTGGTTATACCTTTGTATAAGAACCATTTTAGCATGAATTAATGCCCACTCTAACAAATAACTAGCGGTATACACACATAATAAAATGGAATAGGTTGGACAACCGAGGTGTTGGTATGGGGCTTATGAAGAAAGGCAAAGAGAATGGAATGTAAGCTAGCATGCTTAAGCACACTTGAGTTAGCAGAAAAATCAAAGGTGTATGACAAAAAAACAGTGAAGAAACTGAAAATCATTTTTAGATTGCCTAGagaagtatatttttataacatatgttcttacatatatacatatgttcTTACATATATAGATATTGTTGAAAGCTCTTATCTCCAGCTTTTGATCTAACTGTCTGACGCTCGAAATTTGTCTTTCAGTATGAGCAACTACAAAGACGAAGCTCTTCGAGCCAAAGGTGTAGCAAGAAGACTTAATGAGGATATCAAACTTCCCCACCGCTCGCAGAGGCACAGAAGATGGACGAGACGCTGCAGAACATCTCCCGCATACGATTACGGTCTGCGATGATTGCGGATGCTCATAGGCTTCTCTTGGACAAGGAAAAAAGGAAACTCCTTGATATGAAACTCGAGAGGCATGTACCTTCTTACCAACCACAACCAACTGGTTTTAGTGAATTAGCCAAACCGCTTTCCAGGCTTCATCAGCTCAGCCACAGAGTAAGAAAGAGAAGCAGGTGTTGCTTTCTTATAATCTATGGAGACAATATGATATATCACTTTAGCTTATGTGTTGTGTTGCTGTGTGTGTACTGTTTATTTTTCCCCAGACGTTAACTTGGGTTTTTCAGTTAGTTTATGAAGTTAATCCTGAGACTTAGTGACATCCACTAATCCAGAGTTGATAAGAAAATCACACTGAATATAAAAAAGGTATAGATGCATTGCATGATAAGCATTGAAAATACAACATGAAACATCAATAAGGTCACAAGGTTTCTTGGGGATAAAGAAAGTAACTAGTACGATAAAACCTGACAAGGAAACTACAACActcataaaacaaacaaaaaatagaacTCATTGATGAGTGATGGTGCTGAACTAGTGATGATGAAAGATTCAACCACGTGTGACTGTGATCTTGATTGAGTGAACTTCTTTCCTGATGTGAAGCATCTCACAGTGGACAGTATCATGCTCTTTAAGCCTGTTCCTTCTACAAATCTTGTTCCATCCTTTGAAGAAAATCCTATCATCAGTCCATTTCCCTTTAACCCCATGCATGATCCCTTCTCCATCTATGTACTTGATGCGGTCACCAAATTTAAGCTTATGTTTTTTCACCACCTTTGCAGGAATCAACTGCATAACgcacaaaacccaaaaaaacatgtatatacCAGCCAGCCATATTAAGAGAAGGAAAAAGACAGTAAAACAGatcttaaagttttttttttttcttaccagCTCATAGATCCTGCTCTTGAGGGTGGTAGTAAAGCAAGGATTAGACTCAACCTCCAAATTCGAAAACCCTTCAACAACTGtgacaaaaaataaacatgttTCAGCAACAAGTTTGTGTGTTAGTAAGTACTAGTATGATATATCCAACCTTCAGCATTAGATACAGTGTCAGCACTCTGGCTGACTTCATCATCTTCACCAGCATCGAATgaaggatcatcatcatcaccttcttcttcttcttttttgtcagAATCAACATCAGAGAGGTTGACTGACTCCACAGCAGCTCTTATCTCTTTACATCCGGAAAGACCAAAGACACTGACTTCAAAAGTGTGGGAACCGTCGTAGACAAAGGTCAAGAACTCTCCGTCCTTGAGCTCATGGTCCTCTGCAAACTTGGACCACCCTGAAGTGAAATACGCACGGTCACGTATTTTCTTGAAGCTCACGGTCCAAACACCACCCCCTGTGCCTTGGAGCTTAGCTGTTTGTGGCAGTGGGTCTTCAAGATGCTCACTGAAAGACTCTGGAATCGCCTGATAATATTATCAAACATACTCATCAGAAAACTCATACTAAAATCAAAAGACTTAAAACGTATGAAGAATCAAGAATCTTTTGATCACATTTCATCCAAAGTAACTAAAGATTCTTTGCTCCTAAACCATAACTCTCTCAAAAAACATAATACTTTCTACTTGTTACACTGGAAGAAGGAAAAAttgaaagagagaagaagagatgtACCATCGATTCAGAAGCGGTTTGTGAGAGGAAGACCTTGGAGAAACGGGGAAGAACATCATCTTCCTCACTTCCAGACATGGAGAAAGATTCTTTAAAATGggttggagagagagagagagagagatagcaATGAGAGAAATGAGTCAAGAACAACGGGACTTATATAGACCAAGTTTGAGTCAAAGGAGTCAAAAAGCTTTGAGAAGAAAACAGAGTTGGACATCTACAAAATTTTACAGTCAAAGCCGCAGAGAAGCTAGTTATGAATCGATGTTGGTACACTGACAGAGTAAAACTCATATAATAAACATTTTGACTATGGTCAAACCAAAGTACGTACATCTTTGTTTGATCACACTCTTTTGTATCCATAAACGTCACACTGACACAGAAAATGCATGTCTGAGAACTTAAAAAACTTTAGAGagaaagatataaaataatgaaaaattgaacAAGCCAAGTTAAAAAGACAATATAATTCTACGGACACAATATAAGGTTTGAACTTAATTTACAGGgggaaacagaaacagaaattctaccatataaattttgaaaacaaatttgtttttttttttttttttggtcaaaacaaaTTAGATAAAAGTACCTTTTTCTAGAAAGTAGCCAACGCAATAGGAGTACTAATTAATTGTTCGAAATTAAGCATTTAATTACTAAAATGCTTCAAAGTAAGGCccatataaaaactaaaattattcaATGAAGGCCCATACCTTGACCCAATTCAACAATCTCACTTTCGTAAATGTGAGAGTTGACACTGtaaaacaacaaacaaaccTTCTGAGATTTCGCCGgcgagagaagagagagagagagatccaaCGGTTCGAGATGTTCCTTCGCGCAATCGGACGGCCACTACTGGCTAAAGTGAAGCAGACGACGGGGATCGTCGGCCTCGACGTCGTGCCGAACGCGAGGGCGGTGCTGATCGATCTGTACAGCAAAACCCTAAAGGAGATCCAAGCCGTGCCGGAGGACGAAGGATACCGCAAAGCGGTGGAATCGTTCACGCGCCACCGTCTCAACGTCTGCAAGGAAGAGGAAGACTGGGAGGCGATCGAGAAGCGCCTCGGCTGCGGTCAAGTCGAGGAGCTCATCGAAGAGGCGCAGGACGAGCTCACGCTCATCGGGAAGATGATCGGTGCGTGCGTAAACGCTCTTTCTTCCCTTTCTCTTAACATTGTGATTGCGATTCGTTTGCTATGGTATCtgattttaacatttttactgATGTAGAATGAGATTTGAGATTACTGCTGTCTTAATCTTGTTTTGATGCGTAACTAACTACCTTTGGCTATTTCTTGAGAATCTGTTGAAGGTTTAACGATCTCTGT
This genomic stretch from Raphanus sativus cultivar WK10039 chromosome 3, ASM80110v3, whole genome shotgun sequence harbors:
- the LOC108846424 gene encoding B3 domain-containing protein REM20-like; translated protein: MSGSEEDDVLPRFSKVFLSQTASESMAIPESFSEHLEDPLPQTAKLQGTGGGVWTVSFKKIRDRAYFTSGWSKFAEDHELKDGEFLTFVYDGSHTFEVSVFGLSGCKEIRAAVESVNLSDVDSDKKEEEEGDDDDPSFDAGEDDEVSQSADTVSNAEVVEGFSNLEVESNPCFTTTLKSRIYELLIPAKVVKKHKLKFGDRIKYIDGEGIMHGVKGKWTDDRIFFKGWNKICRRNRLKEHDTVHCEMLHIRKEVHSIKITVTRG
- the LOC108844105 gene encoding probable NADH dehydrogenase [ubiquinone] 1 alpha subcomplex subunit 5, mitochondrial, encoding MFLRAIGRPLLAKVKQTTGIVGLDVVPNARAVLIDLYSKTLKEIQAVPEDEGYRKAVESFTRHRLNVCKEEEDWEAIEKRLGCGQVEELIEEAQDELTLIGKMIEWDPWGVPDDYECEVIENDAPIPKHVPQHRPGPLPEDFYRTLEGLISESKTKIPAAAATSSTEPQLKE